The Chryseobacterium phocaeense genome includes the window CTTGCAAATGCCCAGGCTCCTGCAGGGTATTACAATTCAGCGAACGGATTAACCGGTGCCGCACTGAAAACAGCATTAAGCTCTATTATCACCAGCGGACATCAGGACAAAGGCTACAGCGGGCTTTGGACAGGTTATAAAACAACCGACATCGATAAGCACTACGAAAATGACGGCTCTATCATGGATATTTATTCTGAAAAACCAACGGGAACCGATCCTTACAAATATACTCCGGGTACCAACCAGTGCGGTACTTATTCTGTAGAAGGCAATTGCTACAACAGAGAACACATTGTTCCGCAAAGTTTATTCAGTGAGGCTTCTCCTATGGTTTCGGATATTCATTTTATCAGGGCTACAGACGGAAAAGTGAACGGAATGAGAAGCAATTATCCATTCGGGAAAGTGGGATCGGCAACATTTACTTCCAAAAACGGTTCAAAACTGGGAAGCTCATCTTCTCCAGGATATGCAGGAACTGTTTTTGAGCCGATTGACGAATTTAAAGGGGATGTAGCAAGAATGATCTTTTATTTTGTAACCCGTTACCAAAGCAAACTGTCCGGTTTTTCTTCAGGAAATATGCTGGGGAATTCCGCGTTTCCGGGATTACAGACCTGGGAACTGAACGTTCTGATGGCATGGCACAATCAGGATCCTGTATCTGCTACGGAGATCAGCAGAAATAATGCTTCCTATACTTTTCAGGGGAACAGAAACCCATTCATCGACAATCCTAATTATGTAGCACAAATCTGGGGGACTGCCGGTCCTGGAAATCCTGATCCGGGAACTCCAACCAACCCTGGTACCAACTGTGTGAATGAAACCTTTGAAACAATTCCTTCTGCCAGTGCCTCATCTTACAGCACCAGAACATGGACCGGAAGCGGGATTTCATGGACTGCCACTGATGCAAGAACAGACCAGACCATCAATACGAAAGCCATCACGGTAAGAGACGGTGCTTTAACTTCAGGAAGCTCTGCAAATGGTATCGGATCACTGACGGTTACTACACAGCTTAAGTTTTCAGGAAGCAACGGAACTTTTGATGTAAAAGTGAACGGCACAACGGTAGGAACCGTTCCTTACGGAACTACAGCAGCTACAACAACCATTAATAATATCAATATTTCAGGAAACGTTACAGTAAGCTTGGTTAACAACTCATCCAGCAACAGAGTGGCTATCGACGATCTTAAATGGACTTGCTATTCATCAGCTGCAGGGAAACAGGCACAAAAGGCATCTGTATCCCTTGATGAAAATGCCATTGAGGAGCTTCAGGTATATCCTAACCCGATTTCCGGACAGGAAATTTTTGTTAAAGGTGATACCAGCCACATTCAAAAAGCAGAAATTTTCAATCTTCAGGGTAAAACGCTCCAGACGATCAACAATCCTTTTAAAAATGGAAACTCTATTAAGATCAGAAATCTTGAGCAGGGAATTTATATTTTAAAACTGGATCAGTCAACTTTGAAGTTTATTGTGAAGTAACATATTTTCAGATAAAAAAGATAGCCGGTCCAAACTTTTTGGACCGGTTTTTTTGTGAAAGTTGATTAAACTATTTGCGGTTTAAAAATCATTAACCACAAAAGGGGCAAAAGTTTTTTAACACTTTAGTATTTGAAGTTGAATAATGAAGTGCATCAGAAGTTCACATAAGTTTTTAAAAAATCAAAGATTTTTATCCATAATTCTAAATCTGCTCTATCTGTTTGATCTGCGTGAGATGAAGTTTGAACCATTAAGGGGAGTTAAGGTTTTAAGAATATTAAGGTGAGCTTCGCTTTAAGAGGTGAGGTGATAATCTGTTTCATTTTCTTAATTAATCTTAATCCCTTCAATATTCTTAATATTTCGAATTAAAAATCCGCATAATCAGCCATATCTTTTAAACAGCAATTTTATCTCCGGGAATTATCTTTTTCCTGAATGATTTTTGACCAGTCGGAGAACATTTTGGTGATGGTGTTCGCATTGATGAGGCTGAAGAAGAACATGCCTGCCAGGATGGCCAACCAGCAGTAGGCTAATTTAATTCCGTTCCGGTCGGTTATAAAGAAAAGAATAAGTATGGTAACAGACCCTAATAACAATGTAAACATCAGGGTATACAGCAAAACATGGATCACATACATACTAAGTTTAAGTTTTCTGAATATCCAACCGATCACTGTTATTGGAATCAGCAGCAGTAATGGAACCAACAGCGCTCCAAATATAGCAGCCTCCGGATGGGTAATGAGATCCTGCTCAAATCCAAAAAATGTATTAAAACTGAACGCCATGGTATTGCTTTTCAGGATCAGGAACTTCGAGTAAGGATTTTTCTCTGTAACCGAACATTTTTGCAAAAATTACATTGGGAAATTCGTGGATCCCGATATTGTAAAGGTTTACGCTGTCGTTAAAAAATTCTCTGCGGTCTGCTATTTTATTTTCAAGTCCGGAAATCCGGCTCTGTAATTCAAGGAAATTAGTGTTGGATTTAAGCTCGGGATAGTTTTCAGAAACCGCAAAAAATGAGGACAAAGCTTTAGAGGTTTCATTAGCCAGTGCGGTCTTTTTTTCAGAATCTGAAGCGTTAGTGTAGGAAGCCCTCAGCTCAGTAAGACGGGTAAGAATTTCTTTTTCATAGTTCATGAAATGTTTGGCAACACTGACGAGATTGGGAATTTCATCCGCTCTCTGCTTCAGAACCACATCAATATTTCCGTACGCTTTTTCAACATTAAATTTAAGCATGACCAATTTGTTATATAAATTGATCAGAAAGCTGATTATGGCAACTCCCAGTAATCCGAGTAATATGATGGCGACCGTCCGGTTCATTATTGTACAAGTATATAAATAATTATTAAAAGAATAATGGAACAGATGAATAGGAATGACCTCAGCAGCGGCTGATACTTGTTCCAAACGGTGATTCCAGATGCGGAAGTGATTCCCAGGATTTTATAATGTTCATCTCTCCGAATAAACGGAACGCCGTCATTAACGTCTGCATAACCCACCAAAAGCATTTTCTGGCCATCTTTCAATAGAGTTTCCGTATATCTTTTACGGTTGTTACTGCTCACATTGGTTTCTCCCAGCAGAATAAATTCAATTTTATCCGGCTGTACTTCTATGGTTCCCGTCTCGTCCTTCATCTGGAAAACATTGCATTGGGTTTCCCGGTGAACGGTGGTATAAGACGGCCTGCCATCAGAATCTTCAGTGATATCTTCTATGGTATAATAATATCCTATGCATGTTTCATGATTCACGGGAGAAAGCATCGGGTTTTTCATGACAAGGGTTCCTTCCACTTCCACCAAGCCTTTGGCTAATGAATGAATTTTTGAGGTGGGAAGCGAGGCCTGCAGCCTTAGAAAACGTCTGGAAGCAGTAGGCCGCACTATGCTGAAAAAGATAAAAATAATAATCAGTACCGGTACAAGCATCAATGCGCGGCCCGCGTAATCATCATAATTTTTATAGATGTGATCCAGATAGGCATGGAGAGGCATTTTTTCTTTTAAAATCCGCCAGAGAATAAAATAAAGAAAACAGAACACAACAATTCCTATGATTGCATATTCTGTTTTCGTCAGTTTTCTTTTATTCTCCATTAATTTTTGAATGAGGTGTATTTTGATTCAAAAATAGTTTTTATTTTATTGGGAGAGGCTATTTTTATGTTATTTCATATAATTATACCACGGAGACCCCTGCGGGGCTGGATATTTCAATCCAAAAACGGCATTATCTTTATACGCTTCTTTGGTAACGGTTACATATTTGTTTCTGATTCTGCCATCATCTTCAATGGCAATACTCAGAATGGAATAGCTTTTTCCATTATCCCAGAAAAAGGAGGTAGGATATGTAAATGAGTTTTTTTCACCCTGATTCCATGAAACCTTATCCGGTGCCACTTTTTTAAGTTTTTCAAAGATTGGTTTTATCAGCCTGGCATCTACAATAGCTTTATCCGTTACCGTAGCGGTGGGTTTTCCATGTTTTCCGACTATCTTCTCAACAAATTCTAAAGAATATTTTTCAGAGGCATTGGTGTCTATGGCTCCTACTTTCCCATTATAGACTGTGATTCTTGTCCCCATCGTATTATCCAAAGGAATATTTCCATATGTCAAACCCTTATTTTCATCTGCATAATACTGCATTACATCCGGCTTTGATTCATTATGATCTTTCAGAAATAAATCTTTGTTTTCAAAATCATACTTTTTTGCATCTTCTCCTACTAAAACTGAAGAAAGATCAAATGATTTATTTCCACAGCAGATATTGATGAGTACAATGAATATTAAAATTAAAAATTTCTTATTTTTCATAATTATATCCTACTGCATATCAGCTAGATGATTTCAAACTCATCCTTTCCTTCAGGAATATAAAATGTGAGGGGTAAGACCAGCTCTTCATCTGTTTCAGGATTTTCCAACCGTAATGCAGACATCATATCCGTAGATTTTAAGGCAGCCAATTTTCCGTACGCTGAATATTCGATGTAAATATCGTCAAGAAGGGGCTGCGGTCTGTATCCGCTCTTCATATCGGAAATAACTCCGCCCATTCTGCTTTCTGCCTGGTTTTTACTCAAATACATGGCTAAAGCATTATTCCCTTCTCTTTTCTGATACTGTGAGATAAATGAATCATAATTTCCACTATTGATCTGTCTGATGATTTCATTATATTTCCTGATCAGCCTTTCTTTAACATCGAATTTTGCATCTTTCAGATTGATTCCATTCTGCCAAGCATCAAGCTTATAGGGAACATCTGCGTTGAAAGTACTGGTATGACCGATAAAAGGAATGGTTTTGTCCGGTTTTTGGGTAAAATATTCATCGAACTGCTTCAAAAAAACATAATCTCCGGAGGACACATCGTACACATTTACTCTATATCTCATATAGGAATCGTCATGCATCTCTGTTTGCCCTTCCATCGGCAGTCCCTTCACTTCTATGGTTTGCTTGCCACTTTCTAGAATGAGGTGATTCACTGGAAAGTCTGATCTGGTTTGTCCGTCAATACTCAATGAAATTAATTCCACATCATTTATTTTGATCTGGAAAGAGCACATGACGGCGCTAAAATCTATTTCGTAATAAGGTTTCATTGTTATTTTTTTGGATAGGCAAGGGTAAAACTGTCAAGAATAGAGAACACGCTTGCATCTGAAGCATTCTCTACGCGGGTTCCTTTCTTTACAACCACCAGCTTGGTGTTGGTATATTTTGCATTATCCTCTGTTAGTTCCTGGGTTTGGGTTAAAAAAATCCATTTATTTTTTGCAGCTGCGTCCCAGAAATAAGCCAATCCGGTTTTGTCAGTTGATCGTTTTTCCGGATTACCGTAGGTTTTAGTCAGATAATCAATTACTTTTTTTCCTTCGTCTTCTTTGGTAAGATTAAGGATAAATCCCAGATACTTATTATCCTGGTAAGAGTTTACGAATATCGAAAGATTATTGTTTGAGTACTCATATCCTTTGGGAACCGAGTAGGCAGAAAAAGAAGCCGTTCCCAGTTTATAATTCTGGATTTCCGCCTGCTTATATGATAATAATGCATAATTGGCTTCTGTTTCCTTCTCTCCTTTTGATATATTTCCAGGTACTTTTTCGTCAAATTTAAGAGTTTCAAGATCAGTTTGTCCATTACAGGATACAATAGCTAAAAAACTAAATAATAAGATAAGATTTTTCATTGTAAGCATATTAATCATTTTTAATGAGCGGAATATTTGCACTTATTCCAAAGTAAGATTCTAATTCTTTTATAACATCAAACGGAGGGATCACATTTTTGAAATCTCCTTTTGCAA containing:
- a CDS encoding endonuclease, whose product is MKKIILCTVIAGLANAQAPAGYYNSANGLTGAALKTALSSIITSGHQDKGYSGLWTGYKTTDIDKHYENDGSIMDIYSEKPTGTDPYKYTPGTNQCGTYSVEGNCYNREHIVPQSLFSEASPMVSDIHFIRATDGKVNGMRSNYPFGKVGSATFTSKNGSKLGSSSSPGYAGTVFEPIDEFKGDVARMIFYFVTRYQSKLSGFSSGNMLGNSAFPGLQTWELNVLMAWHNQDPVSATEISRNNASYTFQGNRNPFIDNPNYVAQIWGTAGPGNPDPGTPTNPGTNCVNETFETIPSASASSYSTRTWTGSGISWTATDARTDQTINTKAITVRDGALTSGSSANGIGSLTVTTQLKFSGSNGTFDVKVNGTTVGTVPYGTTAATTTINNINISGNVTVSLVNNSSSNRVAIDDLKWTCYSSAAGKQAQKASVSLDENAIEELQVYPNPISGQEIFVKGDTSHIQKAEIFNLQGKTLQTINNPFKNGNSIKIRNLEQGIYILKLDQSTLKFIVK
- a CDS encoding LemA family protein is translated as MLKFNVEKAYGNIDVVLKQRADEIPNLVSVAKHFMNYEKEILTRLTELRASYTNASDSEKKTALANETSKALSSFFAVSENYPELKSNTNFLELQSRISGLENKIADRREFFNDSVNLYNIGIHEFPNVIFAKMFGYREKSLLEVPDPEKQYHGVQF